A DNA window from Ancylothrix sp. D3o contains the following coding sequences:
- a CDS encoding DUF1611 domain-containing protein, whose translation MLTPQHRLAILLHEGIKGTSGKTGLALLRFSQAEIVAVIDKQSAGESLTKLTGIPRNIPIVASLQEALTYNPNVLAIGIAPSGGALPPEWIAEVKQAIKAGISIANGLHTKVAPEAETDLQPGQWIWDMRQEPPGLSIGAARARTLNCRRVLTVGTDMSVGKMSTSIELNGASHRRGLQSKFLATGQAGLMIAGDGIALDAVRVDFAAGAVEQMVMRYGSDFDILYIEGQGSLLHPGSTATLPLLRGSQATHLVLVHRAGQLHVKNNPHVLIPPLSAVIQLYEAVAGAAGALEPARVVAVALNTHHLDEQAATASIAQTQQETGLPCIDPVRFGADVILDAIVKE comes from the coding sequence ATGCTAACCCCCCAACATCGCCTCGCCATCCTATTACATGAAGGCATAAAAGGAACATCAGGAAAAACCGGCCTAGCCCTTCTCCGTTTCAGCCAAGCCGAAATCGTCGCCGTCATCGATAAACAAAGTGCTGGAGAATCCCTCACAAAACTAACCGGCATCCCACGCAATATTCCCATTGTTGCCTCACTTCAAGAAGCCCTCACATATAACCCCAACGTCCTCGCCATTGGCATCGCCCCTTCCGGCGGAGCCCTGCCCCCCGAATGGATAGCCGAAGTTAAACAAGCCATCAAAGCAGGCATATCCATCGCAAACGGACTGCACACCAAAGTCGCGCCCGAAGCCGAAACAGACTTGCAACCGGGACAATGGATTTGGGATATGCGCCAAGAACCGCCAGGGTTAAGCATTGGCGCTGCCAGAGCCAGAACACTGAATTGCCGGCGCGTCCTCACCGTCGGTACAGATATGAGCGTTGGCAAAATGTCTACAAGCATTGAACTTAATGGCGCCTCCCACCGGCGCGGCTTGCAATCCAAATTTCTCGCCACCGGCCAAGCTGGCTTAATGATTGCCGGCGATGGAATTGCCCTTGATGCCGTCCGCGTAGACTTTGCAGCCGGTGCCGTCGAGCAAATGGTGATGCGCTATGGCAGCGACTTTGATATTTTGTATATAGAAGGCCAAGGCTCACTTTTACACCCTGGCTCAACGGCGACTTTACCTTTATTGCGGGGGTCACAAGCGACTCACTTAGTATTAGTTCACCGCGCCGGTCAACTTCACGTCAAAAATAATCCTCACGTTTTGATACCCCCCTTGTCGGCAGTTATCCAACTCTACGAAGCAGTGGCCGGTGCAGCCGGTGCCTTAGAACCTGCCCGCGTTGTCGCCGTCGCCCTCAACACCCATCACCTCGACGAGCAAGCAGCCACCGCCTCTATCGCCCAAACTCAACAAGAAACCGGCCTTCCCTGCATTGATCCTGTACGGTTTGGGGCTGATGTAATTTTAGATGCAATTGTGAAGGAGTAA
- a CDS encoding alpha-amylase family glycosyl hydrolase, producing the protein MAKIEFKLFAPYNNQAKLIGSFCDWQEIAMQKDDKGYFRSVVDLKDGVYQYKFRIQSQSWSLPPDEWVEINDPYVTKIDAQSKNGIVRIKDGERIIDTYVWRHDDKHLPSDSELIIYEMHVEDFSGGEGDEGKKGTYQDVIDKLDYLSDLGINAIQLMPVGECPGDDYSWGYTPSLFFALNPRYGSTEDLKRLIDECHGRGIRVILDQLYNHCSEDNPLFQINRDYWFYHDRHHPGDQYYWGPEFNYDHYDENLGISPAKEFMGDVVRYWIQEYHIDGIRYDALKQLDNFPFLEWLTSEAKKAAGDKPFYNIGEHVPEKPEIVAPNGPMDACWHDSFHHFIVSELCTNTFDLENLEQVLDPRRQDYPVGVSKVINYLSNHDQNRLIRDFGNCGIFDEPAFQRIELAATILMTAPGVPMIWMGQEFAEYTRRKPNEKNALHWALLNNDSNRNLFNFYKGLIAMRKENYHALLMSDIDFFHENTDSHVLAYVRWNNEGSRVVVVVNFSGDYLAGYMVPNFPENGTWHEWKDNYDVTVENNQLMIDLPEFTAKVFLWK; encoded by the coding sequence ATGGCTAAGATTGAATTTAAGTTATTTGCTCCCTATAACAATCAAGCTAAACTGATTGGTTCTTTTTGTGATTGGCAAGAAATTGCTATGCAAAAAGACGATAAGGGTTATTTCCGCAGCGTTGTTGATTTGAAAGATGGCGTTTATCAATATAAATTTCGCATCCAGTCTCAAAGTTGGTCACTACCTCCTGATGAATGGGTGGAGATTAACGATCCCTATGTAACTAAAATTGACGCGCAATCAAAAAATGGAATTGTTCGCATCAAAGATGGGGAAAGAATTATTGATACCTATGTCTGGCGACATGATGATAAACACCTACCCAGCGATAGCGAATTAATAATTTATGAAATGCACGTTGAAGATTTTTCTGGAGGTGAGGGAGATGAAGGTAAGAAGGGAACTTATCAAGATGTGATTGATAAGTTAGATTATTTATCTGATTTGGGAATTAACGCCATTCAATTGATGCCGGTGGGTGAATGTCCGGGGGATGATTACTCCTGGGGTTATACGCCGAGTTTATTTTTTGCACTCAATCCCCGTTACGGTTCTACCGAAGATTTAAAACGCCTGATTGATGAGTGTCATGGCCGAGGAATTCGGGTGATTTTAGACCAACTTTATAATCATTGTTCGGAAGATAATCCGCTGTTTCAAATTAACCGAGATTACTGGTTTTACCATGACCGGCATCACCCTGGAGATCAGTATTATTGGGGGCCAGAATTTAATTACGATCATTATGATGAAAATCTCGGCATCTCTCCGGCGAAAGAGTTTATGGGGGATGTGGTTCGTTATTGGATTCAAGAATATCACATTGATGGCATTCGCTATGATGCCCTCAAACAATTAGATAATTTTCCGTTTCTTGAATGGCTTACCAGCGAGGCAAAAAAAGCTGCCGGTGACAAACCTTTTTATAATATTGGTGAGCACGTCCCCGAAAAACCGGAAATTGTTGCACCTAACGGGCCGATGGATGCCTGTTGGCATGACAGCTTCCATCATTTTATTGTCTCAGAACTTTGTACAAATACGTTTGATTTAGAGAACCTTGAGCAGGTTTTAGATCCGCGCCGGCAAGACTATCCTGTCGGTGTTTCAAAGGTGATTAATTATCTCAGCAATCACGACCAAAACCGCTTAATTCGAGATTTTGGAAATTGCGGCATTTTTGATGAACCTGCTTTTCAACGCATTGAATTAGCGGCAACTATTTTGATGACAGCCCCCGGCGTTCCGATGATTTGGATGGGGCAAGAATTTGCCGAATATACGCGCCGAAAACCCAATGAAAAGAATGCTTTGCATTGGGCTTTGTTAAACAATGACAGCAATCGCAATTTGTTTAATTTTTACAAAGGCTTAATTGCGATGCGAAAAGAGAATTACCATGCTCTTTTGATGTCTGATATTGACTTTTTTCACGAAAATACAGATAGTCATGTTTTGGCTTATGTTCGCTGGAACAATGAGGGGTCACGGGTGGTGGTTGTTGTTAATTTTTCGGGCGATTATTTGGCCGGTTATATGGTTCCAAATTTCCCTGAAAATGGCACTTGGCATGAGTGGAAAGATAATTATGATGTGACGGTGGAAAATAACCAGTTGATGATTGATTTGCCGGAATTTACTGCTAAGGTTTTTCTCTGGAAATAA
- a CDS encoding alpha-1,4-glucan--maltose-1-phosphate maltosyltransferase, translating to MLVAEGRKRVQIEGISPEIDGGKFPIKRTTGESLRVEVDMFCDGHDEISGVILYRKEDSPAWLEAPLFYLVNDRWYGNFTVTEIGRYVYTITAWVDHFLTWRKAMGKKVQAGQDVSVDLLIGAQLVEAASQRATGNDQSQLQSWAETLRLIQKEDPYNIEQKVFSEHIAGLMKKYPDRSFATTYEKELPIVVDREKARFSAWYEMFPRSCGQPEKHGNFKDAIARLPYIAELGFDVLYLPPIHPIGYQFRKGKNNSTTAEPADVGVPWGIGSADGGHKAIHPDLGTIADFKEFVKKVAEYNIEIALDLAYQCSPDHPYVKEHPQWFKSRPDGTIQYAENPPKKYQDIYPIDFETEDWENLWQELKSVVDFWIEQGVKIFRVDNPHTKSFYFWEWMIGEVKKKHPEVLFLAEAFTRPKMMYRLGKMGFSQSYTYFTWRNAKWELSQYFTELTTPPASDIFRPNVWPNTPDILHEYLQHGGRPAFMIRYVLAATLAATYGIYGPAFEVCENRPVRPGSEEYLDSEKYQIRHWDLNSPYSIKNMISRVNGIRRTHRALQSNQSLKFQEINNEQIICYTKQTEDLSDIILVVVNLDPFNTQSGWMYLPLQTFGIDASQAYELHDLLNDEHYTWRGEYNYLELNPYQKPAHIFWLRQ from the coding sequence ATGTTGGTAGCAGAAGGTAGGAAAAGAGTACAAATAGAGGGAATTTCGCCAGAAATTGATGGCGGAAAATTTCCCATCAAACGAACAACCGGCGAATCTCTTCGCGTTGAAGTCGATATGTTTTGCGACGGACACGACGAAATTTCCGGTGTAATTTTATACCGAAAGGAAGACTCGCCCGCCTGGTTAGAAGCGCCGCTTTTTTACCTTGTTAATGACCGCTGGTATGGCAACTTTACCGTCACAGAAATCGGGCGTTATGTCTATACCATCACCGCCTGGGTCGATCATTTTTTAACCTGGCGCAAAGCAATGGGTAAAAAAGTCCAAGCGGGCCAAGATGTTTCGGTTGATTTATTAATTGGGGCGCAATTGGTGGAAGCAGCAAGTCAGCGAGCCACCGGCAACGATCAATCCCAACTGCAAAGCTGGGCAGAAACGTTGCGTTTAATCCAAAAAGAAGACCCTTATAACATCGAGCAAAAAGTTTTTTCCGAGCATATTGCCGGTTTAATGAAAAAATATCCAGACCGGAGTTTTGCCACAACCTACGAAAAAGAACTTCCCATCGTTGTAGACCGAGAAAAAGCACGATTTAGCGCTTGGTATGAAATGTTTCCGCGCTCGTGCGGCCAACCTGAAAAACACGGCAATTTTAAAGATGCGATTGCTCGATTACCCTACATTGCAGAATTGGGTTTTGATGTGCTTTATTTGCCTCCAATTCATCCAATTGGATATCAATTTCGCAAAGGCAAAAACAACTCGACGACTGCGGAACCGGCAGATGTAGGAGTGCCTTGGGGCATTGGTTCGGCGGACGGAGGCCACAAAGCAATTCATCCCGACTTAGGCACAATAGCTGACTTTAAAGAATTTGTCAAAAAAGTCGCTGAGTATAACATTGAAATTGCCCTTGATTTAGCCTATCAATGCTCGCCCGATCACCCCTATGTCAAAGAGCATCCGCAGTGGTTTAAATCCCGGCCTGATGGCACAATTCAATATGCCGAAAACCCACCAAAAAAATATCAAGATATCTACCCGATAGACTTTGAAACCGAAGATTGGGAGAATCTTTGGCAAGAGTTAAAAAGCGTGGTGGATTTTTGGATTGAGCAAGGCGTTAAAATTTTTCGCGTAGATAATCCCCATACCAAATCATTTTACTTTTGGGAATGGATGATTGGTGAAGTAAAGAAAAAACATCCCGAAGTGCTGTTTTTAGCAGAAGCATTTACCCGGCCAAAAATGATGTATCGGTTGGGAAAAATGGGGTTTAGCCAGTCTTATACCTATTTCACTTGGCGAAATGCGAAATGGGAATTAAGCCAATATTTTACCGAACTCACAACCCCGCCGGCCAGCGATATTTTCCGCCCCAATGTATGGCCAAATACCCCCGATATTTTGCATGAATATTTGCAGCATGGGGGACGACCGGCATTTATGATTCGCTATGTGTTGGCGGCGACACTAGCGGCGACTTATGGCATTTATGGGCCGGCCTTTGAAGTGTGCGAAAACCGGCCCGTGCGACCCGGAAGCGAAGAATATCTCGACTCGGAAAAATATCAGATTCGCCATTGGGATTTAAACAGTCCTTACAGCATCAAAAATATGATTTCACGGGTCAATGGAATTCGTCGCACCCATCGAGCCTTGCAAAGTAATCAAAGCTTGAAATTTCAAGAAATCAATAACGAGCAAATCATCTGTTATACCAAACAAACAGAAGACTTGAGCGATATTATTTTAGTAGTGGTAAATCTCGATCCTTTTAACACACAATCAGGGTGGATGTATTTACCCTTGCAAACGTTTGGCATTGATGCAAGTCAGGCTTATGAATTGCACGACTTACTCAATGATGAACATTACACCTGGCGGGGTGAATATAATTATCTCGAACTCAATCCCTATCAGAAGCCGGCTCATATTTTCTGGCTTCGGCAGTAA
- the treS gene encoding maltose alpha-D-glucosyltransferase, whose protein sequence is MTNTILKDDPLWFKNAIIYEVPVRAFADSNGDGIGDFRGLTEKLDYLQDLGVTALWLLPFFPSPLKDDGYDISDYTSVNPIYGTLEDFQDFLAASHQRGLRVIIELIVNHTSDQHPWFQRARKAPKGSPERDFYVWTDHPEKYKEARIIFKDFESSNWSWDAVAQSYYWHRFYSHQPDLNYDSPAVQKAVIDVLDFWLEMGVDGLRLDAVPYLYEREGTNCENLPETHEFLKKLRRHVDQNFPNRMLLAEANQWPEDAAQYYGQGDECHMNFHFPLMPRLFMSLRMEDNFPISDILAQTPPIPDNCQWAVFLRNHDELTLEMVTDEDRDYMYRVYAQDQEMRVNLGIRRRLAPLLGNDRRQIQLLNSLLLSLPGTPVLYYGDEIGMGDNVYVGDRNGVRTPMQWSPDRNAGFSQANPQKLYLPVIIDSEYHFTAVNVEAQRANPNSLWYWMKRLIATRNRFQALGRGTFELLHPDNRKVLAFTRTYNDEHILVVANLSRFVQTVELDLSAFKGMVPVEIFGRTEFPPISETSYFLSISPYGFYWFSLKLQPSLTSLPRAQSQLPLLTVEHSNFEKIFAQAQSLETRKFASKLEAILPDYLQGCRWFGGKARPIQSTQIIETISLPYKDVHAQMIFLKVDYIQGDPETYVLLLSYAEGEQAANLLTETSQAVVARLQMANKNEAGILFDAVADKSFLTFPLDAIASNSSFKGAEGKLVAHLTDLFPQLRGDAPYLEPSLLKGEQSNTSIFYGDRFMLKLFRKIEEGINPDLEIGLFLGKTKCLEHFANIAGWLEYRRPNSKPITLGILQELITEARTSWDYTLDSLRDYFERVEVLPAEIGELPFPTPFKWEENEIPELVTNTIGAYLANAQILGKRTAELHLALASDSEHPDFSPEPFTSFYQRSIYQYARNQSGKILLLLKQRIKTLPPETQKLAQSVVNRQQEILDRFGLVINQKITAMRTRLHGDYHLGQVLYTGKDFIIIDFEGEPAHTLSERRMKRSPLRDVAGMLQSFKYAATMAVRNEMESGMVRAENEPIMQEWAHFWYSWVSSAFLNAYLETAAQDSFLPQTQQELQVLLDAYILEKAIYELGYELNNRPDWVDIPLQRILELLS, encoded by the coding sequence ATGACAAATACGATTTTAAAAGACGATCCATTGTGGTTTAAGAATGCGATTATTTATGAAGTGCCGGTGCGGGCTTTTGCAGACAGTAATGGCGATGGTATTGGCGATTTTCGTGGCTTAACAGAAAAACTCGATTATTTGCAAGATTTGGGCGTAACGGCACTTTGGTTATTGCCCTTTTTTCCGTCTCCTTTAAAAGATGACGGCTATGATATTTCAGATTACACATCAGTAAACCCAATTTACGGCACATTAGAGGATTTTCAAGACTTTTTAGCTGCCTCACATCAGCGCGGGTTGCGGGTAATTATTGAGTTAATTGTTAACCACACTTCCGACCAACACCCCTGGTTTCAACGGGCAAGAAAAGCCCCGAAAGGTAGCCCCGAACGCGATTTTTATGTCTGGACGGATCACCCAGAAAAATACAAAGAAGCCAGAATTATTTTCAAAGATTTTGAAAGCTCTAACTGGAGTTGGGATGCCGTTGCTCAAAGTTATTATTGGCACCGGTTTTACTCCCACCAACCAGATTTAAACTATGACAGCCCAGCCGTGCAAAAAGCGGTTATTGATGTGCTGGATTTTTGGCTAGAAATGGGAGTAGATGGGTTACGTTTGGATGCCGTCCCCTACCTCTATGAACGCGAGGGAACAAACTGCGAAAACTTGCCAGAAACCCATGAATTTTTGAAGAAATTGCGCCGGCACGTTGATCAGAATTTCCCCAACAGAATGCTGCTTGCCGAGGCAAATCAATGGCCAGAAGATGCGGCACAATATTATGGGCAAGGGGATGAATGCCACATGAATTTTCATTTCCCCTTGATGCCGCGTTTATTTATGTCATTGCGGATGGAAGATAACTTTCCAATTAGCGATATTTTGGCCCAAACTCCCCCGATACCAGATAATTGTCAATGGGCGGTTTTCCTGCGAAATCACGATGAATTAACCCTGGAAATGGTAACAGATGAAGACCGGGATTATATGTACAGGGTTTATGCTCAAGACCAAGAAATGCGGGTGAATTTGGGCATCCGCCGGCGCTTAGCACCGCTATTAGGAAATGACCGCCGGCAGATTCAATTATTGAATAGTTTGTTGTTGTCTTTGCCAGGAACGCCGGTGCTTTATTATGGCGATGAAATTGGCATGGGAGATAATGTTTATGTGGGAGATCGCAATGGGGTAAGAACTCCGATGCAGTGGAGTCCAGATCGCAATGCCGGTTTCTCACAAGCCAATCCGCAAAAGTTGTATTTGCCGGTAATTATTGATTCGGAATATCACTTTACAGCCGTGAATGTGGAGGCACAACGGGCTAATCCTAACTCGCTTTGGTATTGGATGAAACGCTTAATTGCCACGCGAAATCGCTTTCAGGCATTGGGGCGAGGAACGTTTGAATTATTGCATCCAGATAACCGCAAAGTTTTGGCATTTACCCGCACCTACAATGATGAGCATATTTTGGTGGTGGCGAATTTATCGCGGTTTGTGCAAACCGTTGAGTTAGATTTGTCGGCATTTAAAGGCATGGTGCCGGTGGAAATTTTTGGTCGCACTGAGTTTCCGCCTATTAGCGAAACGTCTTATTTTCTCAGCATTAGTCCCTATGGGTTTTATTGGTTTAGTCTCAAACTGCAACCAAGTTTAACCAGTCTGCCCAGAGCGCAATCACAATTACCGCTTTTAACAGTCGAGCATAGTAATTTTGAAAAGATTTTTGCTCAGGCACAGTCTTTAGAAACTCGCAAGTTTGCGTCAAAATTAGAAGCGATTTTGCCTGATTATTTGCAAGGATGCCGGTGGTTTGGTGGCAAAGCTCGCCCCATTCAATCTACGCAAATTATAGAGACAATTTCTCTGCCTTACAAGGATGTTCACGCTCAAATGATTTTCTTGAAAGTTGATTACATTCAAGGAGATCCTGAAACGTATGTTTTGTTGCTTTCTTATGCTGAGGGCGAACAAGCGGCAAACTTGTTAACAGAAACGTCTCAAGCAGTTGTGGCTCGCTTGCAAATGGCCAATAAAAATGAAGCAGGAATCTTATTTGATGCAGTGGCAGATAAGAGCTTTTTAACCTTCCCCTTGGATGCTATTGCCAGCAATTCTTCCTTTAAGGGTGCCGAAGGTAAATTAGTGGCTCATTTAACCGATTTATTCCCGCAATTGCGCGGCGATGCTCCTTATTTAGAGCCTTCTCTTTTGAAAGGTGAGCAAAGCAATACCTCAATTTTTTATGGGGATCGCTTCATGCTTAAACTGTTCCGCAAAATTGAGGAAGGTATTAACCCAGATTTGGAAATCGGGCTATTTTTGGGCAAGACAAAATGCTTAGAACATTTTGCCAATATTGCCGGTTGGTTGGAATACCGACGTCCCAATAGTAAACCCATAACTCTCGGAATTTTGCAAGAATTAATTACCGAGGCACGGACTAGCTGGGATTACACTTTGGATAGCTTGCGAGATTATTTTGAGCGAGTTGAAGTGCTGCCGGCAGAAATAGGAGAACTGCCTTTTCCCACGCCGTTTAAATGGGAAGAAAACGAAATTCCTGAACTCGTAACAAACACCATTGGCGCTTATTTAGCCAATGCTCAAATTTTAGGGAAACGCACCGCCGAATTGCACCTTGCCCTCGCTTCCGACTCCGAACATCCCGACTTTTCCCCGGAACCTTTTACCTCTTTTTATCAGCGGTCGATTTATCAATATGCTCGCAACCAGTCAGGCAAAATTTTACTGCTGTTAAAACAACGAATCAAAACATTGCCCCCAGAAACGCAAAAGTTGGCTCAATCTGTTGTCAACCGGCAACAAGAAATCCTCGACCGATTCGGCTTAGTTATCAATCAAAAAATCACTGCAATGCGGACTCGTTTGCATGGCGACTATCACCTCGGCCAAGTGCTTTACACCGGCAAAGATTTTATTATCATAGACTTTGAAGGAGAGCCGGCCCACACTTTAAGTGAACGTCGCATGAAACGCTCACCTTTACGCGACGTTGCCGGGATGTTACAATCCTTTAAATATGCGGCCACAATGGCAGTCCGCAATGAAATGGAAAGCGGGATGGTGCGGGCTGAAAATGAGCCGATTATGCAAGAATGGGCGCATTTTTGGTACTCTTGGGTTAGCAGTGCTTTCTTAAATGCTTACCTAGAAACCGCCGCCCAAGACTCATTTTTGCCACAAACTCAGCAAGAATTGCAAGTGCTTTTGGATGCCTACATTTTGGAAAAAGCTATCTATGAATTGGGCTACGAACTCAACAACCGGCCCGACTGGGTAGACATTCCTTTGCAGCGCATTTTGGAATTACTTTCTTAG
- the glgB gene encoding 1,4-alpha-glucan branching protein GlgB, with protein sequence MTVTYPTITTDFSLITEDDIYLFNEGSHFHLYNKLGAHFVTHNGTQGTYFAVWAPNARYVAVKGDFNGWSKDSHPLKLRGSSGIWEGFIPNLSKGTVYKYHIVGHNNYEVEKADTLALASEVPPKTASVIWDSEYTWNDSDWMAKRSAINNLNSPISIYELHIGSWMRVPEDGNRSLSYRELAPKLAEYIQKMNFTHVEFLPITEHPYYPSWGYQTTGFFAPTSRYGTPQDFMYLVDYLHQNDIGVILDWVPSHFPTDLHGLAYFDGTHLFEHADPRQGYHPDWNSAIFNYGRNEVRSFLISSAFFWLEQCHIDGLRVDAVASMLYLDYSRKNGEWIPNQYGSNENLESIAFLRRLNEAVYTHFPDTMTIAEESTSWSMVSRPTYLGGLGFGFKWDMGWMHDTLSYMSEDPIHRKYHHNKLTFRMLYAFNENFILPLSHDEVVHGKGSLINKMPGDYWQKCANLRALYGYMYAQAAKKLLFMGCEFGQWSEWNHNTSLDWHLLDNPLHSGLQKWVADLNHIYREEPALHELDFDWAGFDWVDCNDWENSIISLIRKGKNAEETVFIACNFTPVPRYNYRLGVPTAGFWKEVLNSDAGEYGGSNLGNFGGVHADEIPCHGHDFSVSLTLPPLAVVFFKLG encoded by the coding sequence ATGACTGTTACATACCCAACGATCACCACAGATTTTTCCCTCATTACCGAAGACGATATTTACTTATTCAACGAAGGTTCCCACTTCCATCTCTACAACAAACTCGGTGCCCATTTTGTCACTCATAACGGCACCCAAGGAACTTATTTTGCAGTCTGGGCACCCAACGCCCGATATGTTGCCGTCAAAGGCGATTTTAATGGCTGGAGTAAAGACAGCCATCCTTTAAAATTACGCGGCTCATCAGGCATTTGGGAAGGCTTTATACCCAATCTTTCCAAAGGCACAGTCTACAAATATCACATCGTTGGGCATAACAATTACGAAGTAGAAAAAGCCGACACCCTAGCCCTCGCCAGCGAAGTTCCCCCCAAAACTGCCTCCGTTATTTGGGATAGCGAATACACCTGGAATGATAGCGACTGGATGGCAAAACGTAGCGCAATTAATAACCTCAATTCCCCCATTTCTATCTACGAATTGCACATCGGTTCATGGATGCGAGTGCCCGAAGATGGCAACCGTTCTCTTTCCTACCGAGAACTCGCCCCCAAACTGGCAGAATATATCCAAAAAATGAACTTTACCCACGTTGAATTTCTGCCAATAACTGAACATCCTTATTACCCTTCTTGGGGCTATCAAACCACCGGCTTTTTTGCCCCCACAAGCCGCTATGGAACCCCTCAAGACTTCATGTATTTGGTGGATTATTTACACCAAAATGATATCGGAGTTATCTTAGATTGGGTTCCCTCTCACTTCCCCACCGACTTACACGGACTGGCTTATTTTGACGGAACACATCTTTTTGAACACGCCGATCCTAGACAAGGTTATCACCCCGATTGGAACAGCGCAATTTTTAATTATGGACGCAATGAAGTCCGCAGTTTTTTAATTAGCAGTGCCTTTTTTTGGCTAGAACAATGTCACATTGATGGCTTGCGAGTAGATGCGGTTGCCTCAATGCTTTATCTCGATTATTCCCGCAAAAATGGTGAGTGGATACCCAACCAATACGGCAGCAATGAAAACCTCGAATCGATTGCCTTTTTACGCCGGCTAAATGAAGCGGTTTATACCCATTTTCCTGATACAATGACTATTGCCGAAGAGTCTACCTCTTGGTCAATGGTTTCTCGTCCTACTTATTTAGGCGGTTTGGGATTTGGTTTTAAGTGGGATATGGGGTGGATGCACGACACTTTGAGTTATATGTCTGAAGATCCCATTCACCGCAAATATCACCACAATAAGCTTACTTTCCGAATGCTTTATGCGTTCAATGAAAACTTTATTTTGCCGCTTTCCCATGATGAAGTGGTGCATGGCAAAGGTTCGCTGATTAACAAAATGCCGGGGGATTATTGGCAAAAATGCGCTAATTTGCGCGCACTTTATGGCTATATGTACGCCCAAGCAGCCAAAAAATTGCTGTTTATGGGATGCGAGTTTGGCCAGTGGAGTGAGTGGAATCATAATACAAGTTTAGACTGGCATTTGTTGGATAATCCTCTGCATTCTGGTTTGCAAAAATGGGTGGCGGATCTTAACCACATTTACCGCGAAGAACCGGCACTGCATGAGTTAGATTTTGATTGGGCCGGTTTTGATTGGGTTGATTGTAATGACTGGGAAAATAGCATTATCAGCTTGATTCGCAAGGGTAAAAATGCTGAGGAAACAGTATTTATTGCCTGCAATTTTACGCCGGTTCCTCGTTATAATTACCGCCTTGGTGTGCCGACTGCCGGTTTTTGGAAAGAAGTTTTGAATAGTGATGCCGGCGAATACGGCGGTAGTAATTTAGGCAATTTTGGTGGGGTTCATGCTGATGAGATTCCTTGTCATGGACATGATTTTTCTGTGAGTTTGACTTTGCCTCCTTTGGCTGTTGTTTTCTTTAAGTTGGGGTAA
- a CDS encoding DUF4058 family protein codes for MPSPFPGMNPYLENRKLWRDVHHRLITALGDYLSIQLRPKYIVAVEIEIYKTTEENIMVGVPDVSVQRPLTTKNPITTNVAVAEPATEPLTVTLPMPEIVKQGYLEIIDVVKQEVVTAIELISPANKRSGKGRITYEKKRLEILGSSTHLVEIDLLRSWQHLPFENGIESDYRILVSRANHRPNAELYAFNIQDNIPKFPIPLKSEDVEPIINLHELLEGVYHRASYDLRIDYNQEPTPPFSEKDAVWADNLLRQKQCRQ; via the coding sequence ATGCCTTCGCCTTTTCCGGGGATGAATCCTTATTTAGAAAATCGTAAACTATGGCGGGATGTCCATCACAGGTTGATTACAGCCTTGGGTGATTACCTTTCCATACAACTTCGTCCTAAGTATATTGTGGCTGTTGAAATAGAAATTTATAAAACAACCGAAGAAAATATAATGGTTGGAGTTCCAGATGTCTCCGTACAACGTCCGCTAACTACAAAAAACCCCATAACAACCAATGTCGCCGTAGCGGAACCGGCAACCGAACCGTTAACAGTAACCCTACCGATGCCCGAAATTGTTAAACAAGGATATTTAGAAATTATAGATGTGGTGAAACAAGAAGTTGTAACAGCAATAGAACTTATTTCCCCAGCAAACAAGCGTTCTGGAAAAGGCCGCATCACTTATGAAAAAAAACGTTTAGAAATCTTGGGCAGTTCAACACATCTAGTCGAAATAGATTTATTGCGTTCTTGGCAACACCTGCCCTTTGAAAATGGCATTGAAAGTGACTATCGCATTTTGGTAAGTAGAGCAAATCACCGACCTAATGCTGAGTTATATGCTTTTAATATACAAGATAATATTCCTAAATTTCCTATTCCTTTGAAATCAGAAGATGTTGAGCCGATAATTAATTTACATGAGCTATTAGAAGGAGTCTATCACAGGGCAAGTTACGATCTCAGAATTGACTATAACCAAGAACCAACTCCACCATTCTCTGAAAAAGATGCAGTTTGGGCCGATAACTTATTACGACAAAAACAATGCCGGCAATAA